The window CTGATACATATGAAAATGTGGTTGATTTTACCTTAGGAGAACCTCATGTTTTTCATCGAACGTATGAGGTAATTAAGGAGTCTTTTAATGAGCAAATAATTCAAAATCATATCGGTTACTCAAATCATTACGGTGTAATGGAGCTTAGAGAATCTATTACTCAGTACTGCAAAGAACATTATCATCAAGTGTACGATGCAAGTTGTGAGATTATTATCACGACAGGTGTTTCTGAATCTATTAGTGCTGTTTTAAAAACAATTTTAGAAGAAGATGATGAGGTGATTCTTTTTTCACCAGCTTTCTCTTTATATAATACAAATATTGAAATGTATGGTGGAAAGCCCGTTTTGTATGATATGGTTCAAAATGAAATGAAAATTAATAAAGAAAAGCTAAGTGAGTTAATTACCTCTAAAACAAAGGCCATTTTAATCAACTCACCATGTAATCCAACGGGAAAAGTTTTCTCTAAAGAAGAGAATCAAATTATCTATGAGTGTATTAAGGACTATCCGATTTTTGTGATTTCGGACGAAATTTATCGAGAAATTGTATTTGATGGAGTTGAGTGTCCTT of the Turicibacter sp. TJ11 genome contains:
- a CDS encoding pyridoxal phosphate-dependent aminotransferase — protein: MKIKINEKANLVKPSIIRQMKALADTYENVVDFTLGEPHVFHRTYEVIKESFNEQIIQNHIGYSNHYGVMELRESITQYCKEHYHQVYDASCEIIITTGVSESISAVLKTILEEDDEVILFSPAFSLYNTNIEMYGGKPVLYDMVQNEMKINKEKLSELITSKTKAILINSPCNPTGKVFSKEENQIIYECIKDYPIFVISDEIYREIVFDGVECPSLSEYEDLRDRLFILNGFSKSFAMTGWRLGYVLGPKEYMPTIAVVHQNFVASASTISQYAALEALKHPELTVSIHELYQANRNYVYEQLKPYFNHVVKPEGAFYLYLDVSNYGLTSSEFAIELLKEQRVAVVPSLAFEATDSGYVRLSYCCDFNVLEEGVRRIQNFRKSL